In Thermotoga sp. Ku-13t, one genomic interval encodes:
- the rbfA gene encoding 30S ribosome-binding factor RbfA produces the protein MRPDYRKAMLESEIVKLISEALREAKDPRLKDRIITVSRAELSTDKRFVDVYISAMGDETERKALVEYLNKIKGYFRTYLANNLDLYVTPQVRFKEDPGIEASVRVQELLNKLKEEKK, from the coding sequence ATGAGGCCGGATTACAGAAAAGCGATGCTGGAATCGGAAATCGTTAAACTCATTTCCGAAGCCCTGAGGGAAGCGAAAGACCCGAGACTGAAGGATCGGATTATCACAGTTTCGCGTGCAGAACTATCGACCGACAAACGTTTCGTCGATGTTTACATCAGCGCGATGGGAGACGAGACGGAAAGGAAGGCCCTGGTCGAATATCTCAACAAGATCAAGGGTTATTTCAGAACCTATCTGGCGAACAATCTCGATCTCTACGTCACTCCACAGGTTCGTTTTAAGGAAGATCCTGGTATAGAGGCGAGCGTACGCGTTCAGGAACTTCTCAACAAACTCAAGGAGGAAAAGAAGTGA
- a CDS encoding FAD synthetase family protein, translated as MYVTTIGVFDGVHLGHKALLKRVQQIADEHSLRSRAFVVSHPFEQLKGEFDGLITSHERRILLLSQYLDEVYLLDLRKIKDMTAESFFEQFLARDTRILIVGKDFRFGRNALGDSTLLEKLCREKAIDLEVFDEVADENHVRISSSRIRELIKKGRMEEAERLLGHDYLLEAVVLNTSKSDSTGVVELKIPEGLIRPENGIFEAEERNLNIRGRLILDREARLITQPVRLAPGTYVHLKLSGGRT; from the coding sequence ATGTACGTCACGACCATAGGTGTGTTCGACGGGGTACACTTAGGACACAAAGCGCTCCTCAAGAGGGTACAGCAGATCGCAGATGAACATAGCCTTCGTTCTAGAGCCTTCGTTGTATCACACCCGTTCGAACAGCTCAAAGGCGAATTCGATGGCCTGATTACGAGTCACGAAAGACGAATATTGCTGTTGAGTCAGTATCTCGATGAAGTTTACCTTCTGGATCTGAGAAAGATAAAAGATATGACAGCGGAATCTTTTTTCGAACAGTTCCTCGCACGGGATACAAGAATTCTCATCGTGGGAAAGGATTTCAGGTTCGGTAGAAACGCCCTGGGTGATTCGACGCTGCTCGAAAAACTGTGCAGAGAAAAGGCCATAGACCTCGAAGTGTTCGACGAAGTAGCAGATGAAAACCATGTTCGCATAAGCAGCTCACGGATCAGAGAGTTGATAAAAAAAGGCAGGATGGAGGAAGCAGAAAGACTTCTCGGCCACGATTATTTGCTCGAAGCCGTAGTTCTGAACACTTCAAAATCAGACTCGACAGGCGTCGTCGAGTTGAAGATCCCTGAGGGGCTCATCAGGCCCGAAAACGGAATTTTCGAGGCCGAAGAGAGGAATTTGAACATCAGAGGAAGGCTCATCCTGGACCGCGAGGCGAGGTTGATCACCCAGCCGGTGCGGCTCGCACCGGGAACGTACGTTCATCTGAAACTCTCGGGGGGAAGGACATGA
- the ugpC gene encoding sn-glycerol-3-phosphate ABC transporter ATP-binding protein UgpC: MAKVELENVTKIFDNKVVAVKDVTLTVEDKEFVVLLGPSGCGKTTTLRMIAGLEEVTKGTIKIDGRVVNDVEPKDRDIAMVFQNYALYPHMTVYENMAFGLKLRKFPKDEIDRRVREAARILGIEDLLDRKPRQLSGGQRQRVAVGRAIVRNPKVFLFDEPLSNLDAKLRVQMRSELKKLHHRLEATVIYVTHDQVEAMTMADKIVVMKDGTVQQIGTPYEVYNKPANMFVAGFIGSPAMNFLNAVVIAEKGGIWIKTSGFKVKVVKEHEPILEKWIDKEVVFGIRPENIFDKLFALAPQPENTITGTVDVVEPLGSETLLHVTCGEDTLVARVDPRTKAKEGERIDLVFDMNTIHVFDKETQKAII, from the coding sequence ATGGCTAAGGTTGAGCTTGAGAACGTTACGAAGATCTTCGACAACAAAGTCGTTGCCGTGAAAGATGTTACGCTGACTGTGGAAGACAAGGAGTTCGTTGTTCTGCTTGGACCATCCGGTTGTGGCAAGACCACGACTCTCAGGATGATCGCAGGTCTTGAAGAAGTAACGAAAGGCACGATAAAGATCGACGGAAGAGTTGTCAACGATGTTGAGCCAAAAGACAGGGACATCGCGATGGTTTTCCAGAATTACGCTCTGTATCCACACATGACTGTTTATGAGAACATGGCGTTCGGTTTGAAACTCAGGAAGTTTCCAAAGGATGAAATCGACAGGAGAGTCAGAGAAGCCGCGAGAATTCTGGGTATAGAGGATCTTCTGGACAGGAAACCCAGACAGCTCTCCGGCGGTCAGAGGCAACGCGTCGCGGTCGGCAGGGCCATCGTCAGGAATCCGAAGGTTTTCCTGTTCGACGAGCCACTCTCAAACCTGGACGCGAAACTGAGGGTGCAGATGAGGAGCGAGCTCAAGAAATTGCACCACAGGCTTGAAGCGACCGTCATATACGTCACGCACGACCAGGTTGAAGCGATGACGATGGCTGACAAGATCGTCGTCATGAAGGATGGGACGGTTCAGCAGATAGGAACACCCTACGAAGTTTACAACAAACCCGCGAACATGTTCGTTGCAGGTTTCATTGGAAGCCCCGCCATGAATTTCCTGAACGCGGTCGTGATCGCAGAAAAGGGTGGGATCTGGATAAAAACGAGCGGTTTCAAGGTCAAGGTCGTGAAGGAGCACGAACCCATCTTGGAGAAATGGATCGACAAGGAAGTCGTGTTCGGCATCAGACCGGAGAACATCTTCGACAAATTGTTCGCTCTGGCGCCACAGCCTGAGAACACCATCACAGGGACCGTCGATGTGGTTGAACCTCTCGGTAGCGAAACGCTCTTGCACGTGACGTGCGGAGAGGACACACTCGTTGCCAGGGTCGATCCGAGGACCAAGGCGAAAGAGGGTGAAAGGATAGACCTCGTCTTCGACATGAACACGATCCACGTGTTCGACAAAGAAACGCAGAAGGCTATCATCTGA
- a CDS encoding iron ABC transporter permease, producing MKRFRWLALVSLFAVLFLVCLSLGSVKVSFVETIRALIDPASKYKPIVWNLRLPRVFMGLIAGASLASVGAAFQGLLRNPLVDPYLLGVSSGASFGAVLSIYLATVSSFEILYKLPALSFAFAMVASLTAIVLAKKNGTIPIVELILSGVMISVLFNSATITLLMLLRRNITHAYVWLFGSLSGVSWDDLPGPFVSFVIFFIVSLGLSYQLNAMAMGEIHAKISGVNTELVKLIVYSLGSLAAASVVSKTGVIGFVGMITPHMARRLFGADHRVLLISSALIGASFLAVCDALARVMVSPSEMPIGVVTAFVGVPVMLVLIKKGEGRG from the coding sequence GTGAAAAGGTTCAGATGGCTCGCCCTGGTTTCACTGTTTGCGGTCCTGTTTCTCGTCTGTCTGTCACTTGGATCGGTCAAGGTGAGCTTCGTGGAAACGATCCGGGCGCTGATCGATCCAGCTTCGAAGTATAAACCAATCGTGTGGAATTTGAGACTGCCCCGCGTGTTCATGGGTCTGATAGCTGGGGCGAGCCTGGCCTCTGTGGGAGCAGCGTTTCAGGGCCTGTTGCGCAACCCTCTGGTGGATCCTTATCTGCTGGGTGTTTCCTCCGGCGCCTCCTTCGGAGCGGTCCTGTCGATATATCTGGCCACCGTGAGCAGTTTCGAGATTCTGTACAAATTGCCAGCGTTGAGTTTCGCCTTCGCCATGGTTGCCTCATTGACAGCCATCGTCCTGGCAAAGAAGAACGGTACCATACCTATCGTGGAGTTGATCCTGAGCGGAGTGATGATCAGCGTACTCTTCAACTCGGCCACGATCACGTTGCTGATGCTTTTGCGCAGGAACATAACACACGCGTACGTGTGGTTGTTCGGCAGTCTTTCCGGTGTGAGCTGGGACGATTTGCCTGGTCCGTTCGTTTCTTTTGTGATCTTCTTCATCGTGTCGCTCGGACTGTCTTACCAGCTGAACGCGATGGCAATGGGAGAAATCCACGCGAAGATAAGCGGTGTGAACACCGAACTGGTCAAGCTGATCGTCTACAGTCTGGGAAGTCTCGCGGCAGCTTCTGTGGTGTCAAAAACTGGCGTGATAGGTTTTGTGGGCATGATCACACCCCACATGGCCAGGAGGTTGTTCGGGGCCGACCACAGAGTTCTGCTCATTTCGAGTGCCCTGATCGGTGCGTCTTTCTTAGCCGTCTGCGATGCGCTCGCGAGGGTCATGGTGAGTCCATCGGAGATGCCCATAGGTGTTGTGACGGCTTTCGTTGGGGTACCCGTGATGCTAGTTTTGATAAAGAAGGGTGAAGGCCGTGGTTGA
- a CDS encoding ABC transporter ATP-binding protein, translating to MVEILLRNVDFGYTDELVLKSINLRIEKGEFVSLIGPNGSGKTTLLKLVAGLLKPKSGTVLVGNMQPSKTSRRKLARTVGFVTEDLNPIYPFRVSQIVLTGRLPYKNSLFASWDELDFQKAKEALAKVDALSYFDRYFNELSAGERKRVSIARIFAQDTPILLFDEPTAHLDPGHAVEVLNILKKLHEERRTILAAFHEINFAVRLSDRIVIMKDGRIVAEGHPKSVLTEQLLECVYNTRFRLIQDPSTGLPYAIY from the coding sequence GTGGTTGAAATACTTTTACGCAACGTCGATTTCGGTTACACCGATGAACTTGTACTGAAGTCCATAAATCTGCGAATCGAAAAAGGTGAGTTCGTTTCGCTCATAGGGCCGAACGGTTCGGGAAAGACGACCCTTTTGAAACTCGTGGCAGGGTTGTTGAAACCAAAGAGTGGCACCGTTCTGGTCGGGAACATGCAACCGAGTAAGACAAGCAGAAGAAAACTGGCAAGAACGGTCGGTTTCGTCACGGAAGATCTCAACCCCATCTATCCGTTCCGTGTGAGTCAGATAGTTCTGACAGGGAGACTCCCGTACAAGAACAGTCTGTTCGCTTCTTGGGACGAACTCGACTTTCAAAAAGCGAAGGAAGCCCTCGCGAAGGTCGACGCACTCTCGTATTTCGACAGATATTTCAACGAGTTGAGCGCTGGTGAAAGAAAGCGTGTTTCGATCGCCCGAATCTTCGCGCAGGATACACCCATCCTTCTGTTCGATGAACCGACGGCGCATCTGGATCCGGGCCACGCGGTCGAGGTGCTGAACATATTGAAGAAGTTACACGAGGAAAGGAGAACTATCCTGGCAGCGTTCCACGAGATAAACTTTGCCGTGAGGCTTTCCGACAGGATCGTGATTATGAAGGATGGCAGGATTGTTGCAGAAGGTCATCCAAAAAGCGTACTGACCGAGCAACTACTGGAGTGCGTGTACAACACCCGTTTCAGGTTGATCCAGGATCCCTCGACGGGCCTGCCGTACGCGATCTACTGA
- a CDS encoding BTAD domain-containing putative transcriptional regulator, producing the protein MLRYFVVFHRRRIPKEVLFEMFWPGMEENYACRNLQTAISMIRRFLGKDLLTYRDGTYCFDENGEVSVDAEEFEKKIARARSCSDVKDKVAILKCAVDEYLDDVLIECGYEDWAMQAREHYKDLLIEALLELIAFHEAKNEYTEVCNLAKRVLEKDPYNESACMSLLKAMSKLGQELEALSFYRSFASRMEKELGVIPSQELRDLYEHLLAQRKRTVWIITIETDRTDEVIQHLKGILRETDAVKIFSKGKLGIFIRDVDDPIAKSIQKRIELALKQCSSHCKISLRKAR; encoded by the coding sequence TTGCTGCGTTATTTCGTTGTTTTCCACAGGCGGAGGATCCCCAAAGAAGTTCTGTTCGAAATGTTCTGGCCCGGTATGGAAGAAAACTATGCCTGCAGGAACCTACAAACAGCAATATCCATGATCCGAAGGTTTCTTGGAAAGGATTTGCTGACCTATCGTGATGGGACCTACTGCTTCGACGAGAACGGCGAAGTTTCTGTGGATGCGGAAGAATTCGAGAAAAAGATTGCAAGAGCGAGGTCATGTAGCGATGTAAAAGACAAAGTTGCGATCCTCAAGTGTGCTGTGGATGAATATCTGGATGATGTTCTGATCGAATGTGGGTACGAAGATTGGGCTATGCAGGCACGAGAACACTACAAAGATCTTTTGATTGAAGCACTGCTCGAATTGATCGCCTTCCACGAGGCAAAGAATGAGTACACGGAAGTCTGTAACTTGGCGAAACGGGTGCTGGAGAAGGATCCATACAACGAATCGGCGTGTATGAGTCTTCTTAAGGCTATGAGCAAGCTCGGCCAGGAACTTGAAGCCCTGAGTTTCTACAGATCTTTCGCAAGCAGGATGGAGAAAGAGCTCGGGGTGATTCCTTCACAGGAACTCAGAGATCTCTACGAACACCTCCTTGCACAGCGAAAGAGAACCGTGTGGATCATCACTATCGAGACAGATCGAACCGATGAAGTCATTCAGCACCTGAAAGGAATTCTCAGGGAAACCGACGCGGTCAAGATTTTTTCAAAAGGAAAGCTTGGCATCTTCATACGCGATGTTGACGATCCCATCGCGAAATCGATTCAAAAGAGGATAGAATTGGCCTTGAAGCAGTGCTCTTCTCACTGCAAGATTTCCTTAAGAAAGGCACGCTGA
- a CDS encoding ABC transporter substrate-binding protein — MRKFLTLTLLVVLLSLALAYPITIVDDAGRLVTIDRRPERVVCAAPSTTKFLQYLGLEDKIVAVTNWDDFEAERIGDLFPLNLEKILNLKPDIVFTFGGFQLPEVLKLEQQGLTAVVLNANTIQQILNDLVLVGTIMGVPEKARKLANDLQEYYLTVAKKAYNVPLDRRIKVVYLMDIPGPDVREVWTCGQGSYLNELITLAGGANIAAAFTGPNGFLPISLEYIVSENPDVLIVANYTPGAEEQIKEKISNHPILKSLKAVKNKRIYIYDGYMLSLPVPQLITYIDRFYDDFYGDQR, encoded by the coding sequence ATGAGAAAGTTTCTAACCCTGACGTTGCTCGTCGTGCTCCTTTCACTCGCACTGGCGTACCCCATCACGATCGTTGATGACGCAGGCAGACTGGTCACGATCGATCGAAGACCAGAGCGCGTGGTTTGCGCCGCACCTTCCACCACGAAGTTTCTGCAGTACCTTGGCCTAGAAGACAAGATCGTCGCTGTTACGAATTGGGACGACTTCGAAGCCGAGAGGATCGGAGATCTCTTCCCACTGAACCTCGAAAAGATCCTCAATTTGAAACCAGACATCGTGTTCACCTTCGGTGGCTTTCAGCTACCCGAGGTTCTCAAACTCGAACAGCAGGGACTCACAGCGGTGGTTCTCAACGCCAACACGATACAGCAGATTCTGAACGACCTGGTTCTTGTGGGCACGATCATGGGTGTGCCTGAGAAGGCAAGAAAGCTTGCAAACGATCTTCAAGAATACTACCTGACCGTCGCCAAGAAAGCCTACAACGTGCCACTCGACAGAAGAATCAAAGTGGTTTACCTGATGGACATCCCTGGACCGGACGTTAGAGAGGTCTGGACCTGTGGTCAGGGTTCTTATTTGAATGAACTGATCACGCTCGCAGGTGGTGCAAACATAGCGGCAGCTTTCACAGGTCCGAACGGTTTTCTCCCGATTTCCCTGGAGTACATCGTTTCTGAGAACCCAGACGTCCTCATCGTTGCGAATTACACCCCGGGTGCTGAGGAACAGATCAAGGAGAAGATTTCGAACCATCCGATACTGAAATCATTGAAAGCTGTCAAGAACAAACGCATTTACATTTACGATGGTTACATGCTGAGTTTACCGGTACCACAGCTGATAACGTACATAGACAGGTTCTACGACGATTTCTACGGTGATCAAAGGTGA
- a CDS encoding type II toxin-antitoxin system Phd/YefM family antitoxin — translation MRNEFEFFNLADAKAKFSEVLKKARQKDIVVTKNGIPAAVVMDYERYRKIMNFLEQVYDLYLLEIGDPSVHGAVSQKELFQEDIEEV, via the coding sequence GTGAGGAACGAGTTCGAATTCTTCAACCTTGCCGATGCGAAGGCGAAGTTCTCTGAGGTGCTGAAGAAGGCTCGCCAGAAGGACATCGTGGTGACGAAGAACGGAATACCAGCAGCCGTTGTGATGGACTACGAGCGTTACAGAAAGATCATGAACTTCCTGGAGCAAGTGTACGATCTGTATCTGCTCGAGATCGGTGATCCCTCGGTCCACGGAGCAGTGAGCCAGAAAGAACTCTTTCAGGAAGACATCGAGGAGGTGTGA
- the truB gene encoding tRNA pseudouridine(55) synthase TruB, giving the protein MSGILLVDKPKGSTSHDVVEEVRRKLNQKRVGHAGTLDPFATGLLIVGVGSATRLLEYLMNHRKVYRVRMRLGLITDTFDITGKIQEERPCNATKEQILEAINSFVGTYVQVPPAYSAKKYRGERLYELARQGKIIRLPPREVTIYRIENVEIEDLFVSFIVETSLGTYVRSLCMDIGYKLGCGATAVELRRLSVGPFRVEDAVDVYALTPEELTKRLIPMSRVLDFPKVWINDEAVKKTLDGMKIRLNDIVHYEPFEKDSIVQVFNNDRLICLARSERRSTFLKTLREHERNEAILKPFKVFKEN; this is encoded by the coding sequence GTGTCCGGGATCTTGCTTGTGGACAAGCCGAAGGGGTCGACATCCCACGACGTTGTCGAAGAAGTCAGGAGAAAACTGAACCAGAAGCGTGTGGGGCACGCGGGAACGCTGGATCCTTTCGCAACAGGTTTGCTCATCGTGGGTGTGGGCAGTGCGACGAGATTGCTCGAATATCTCATGAACCATCGCAAGGTGTACAGAGTCCGAATGAGACTCGGTCTCATTACGGACACGTTCGACATAACTGGAAAAATCCAGGAAGAAAGACCGTGCAACGCTACGAAAGAACAGATCCTTGAAGCGATCAACAGTTTCGTCGGAACGTACGTTCAAGTTCCCCCAGCCTATTCGGCGAAGAAGTACAGGGGAGAAAGACTCTACGAGCTCGCGAGGCAGGGCAAGATCATAAGACTACCCCCGCGAGAGGTGACGATCTATCGGATAGAAAACGTTGAGATCGAAGACCTTTTTGTCTCATTCATCGTTGAAACGAGCCTGGGAACGTATGTTAGATCCCTGTGCATGGACATCGGTTACAAACTCGGCTGTGGCGCCACCGCCGTGGAACTGAGAAGGCTCAGTGTGGGGCCCTTCAGGGTTGAAGATGCCGTGGATGTCTACGCACTCACACCGGAAGAGCTGACGAAGCGGCTGATACCCATGTCTAGGGTGCTGGATTTTCCAAAGGTCTGGATCAATGATGAGGCAGTGAAGAAGACGCTCGATGGGATGAAAATACGCCTGAACGACATCGTTCACTACGAACCGTTCGAGAAGGACTCGATCGTGCAGGTTTTCAACAACGATCGTCTCATCTGCCTTGCACGCTCCGAACGGCGCTCCACGTTTTTGAAGACGCTACGAGAACATGAGAGAAACGAAGCGATCCTGAAACCGTTCAAGGTGTTCAAGGAGAACTGA
- a CDS encoding HDOD domain-containing protein — protein MKLEEIITRIEELPTPDPVVQKIIAVASDPNASAKDLAEVIKLDPSLAVRVLRLVNSAYYGLPRKVTQLSEAVMILGFKTVRNLALSVFTYSSLVRRKRSSIDHTALWKHFVGVAVASELMAQFVGYPNKEELFISGLLHDIGKVTLEFVSPEMFMAVAKLAKTLKISFFEAEKKLDLPNHALISMKTIERWGLPELVSHTCGGHHTPEAFADSLYSDVISIVHVSDFFVNTINYGESYSYGGFVLSSHALNLLGLKPRMLTSYLKKLKEKLITADEFLKIEQEAVS, from the coding sequence ATGAAACTGGAAGAGATCATCACGAGGATAGAAGAACTTCCAACACCTGATCCAGTCGTTCAAAAGATCATCGCCGTGGCTTCGGATCCCAACGCTTCGGCCAAGGATCTGGCGGAAGTGATAAAACTGGATCCGAGCCTCGCTGTGCGTGTACTGAGACTCGTCAACTCGGCTTACTATGGGTTGCCCAGGAAGGTTACTCAACTGAGCGAAGCGGTGATGATACTTGGCTTTAAGACCGTCAGAAACCTGGCTCTGAGTGTGTTCACTTACAGCTCACTGGTGAGGAGGAAAAGATCTTCGATAGATCACACAGCGCTCTGGAAACATTTCGTGGGCGTAGCCGTTGCGTCCGAGCTGATGGCACAGTTCGTGGGCTATCCCAACAAAGAAGAACTCTTCATTTCCGGTTTGCTCCACGACATAGGAAAGGTAACTCTTGAATTTGTATCACCCGAGATGTTCATGGCAGTGGCCAAACTTGCTAAGACGCTGAAAATATCCTTTTTTGAAGCTGAGAAGAAGCTCGATCTTCCAAACCACGCACTGATCAGCATGAAAACAATCGAACGGTGGGGATTACCGGAGCTCGTATCGCACACGTGTGGAGGACACCACACACCAGAAGCCTTCGCGGACAGTTTGTATTCGGACGTGATAAGCATAGTTCACGTGAGCGATTTCTTCGTGAACACGATCAACTATGGAGAGTCATACTCTTATGGTGGATTCGTTCTTTCATCACACGCGCTGAACCTTCTTGGGCTCAAACCAAGGATGCTCACGAGCTATTTGAAGAAACTGAAGGAAAAGCTCATAACTGCGGACGAATTCCTGAAAATCGAGCAGGAGGCGGTATCATGA
- a CDS encoding ATP-binding protein, translating to MLSQTSYHRLYSLLSSFIREIMNATEPELLLDALMRIFERFVDCERIVVLDKDFNIKKAKNGTVQLDEQLRMMIRWVVDSHSPMSLPQGDTLVHIFPLVKANKALGVLLAWSKDEIIVETSELLRTFAFLSAIVLENLELYSSLQVQHRAVEETKNYMQRILDSFPQLIAVFDEDARIVFANSGYLKFSFSEEFTSKIVQLVQKTFLTNFRQTLELEESSNFYSIVAEPIEHEGRPQVLLVVTDVTNTKEVERLKAIDQLKTEFVANISHELKTPLAAIKAYAETILTSMEMLDQQTLNEFVQIIYRESQHLESILEELLDFSKLEQKTLVLKKTTFDLTGLVRETMKSLEELARSKQVRLELLTREPVLIRADQKRLRQVVMNLLSNGVKYSKENESDKYVRVKIERKDDKVLLEVSDNGIGIPKEYHQKVFERFFRLGTVMDYRVEGTGLGLTIAKQIVELHGGRIWLESEPGIGTTVYVELPAGVER from the coding sequence GTGCTGAGCCAGACGTCCTATCACAGGCTCTATTCTCTCCTTTCCAGTTTCATAAGGGAAATAATGAACGCAACGGAGCCAGAGCTTCTGCTCGACGCATTGATGAGGATCTTTGAAAGGTTCGTTGACTGTGAACGCATCGTTGTTCTCGACAAGGATTTCAACATCAAGAAAGCGAAAAACGGAACCGTACAGCTCGACGAGCAACTGAGAATGATGATCCGCTGGGTTGTGGACAGTCATTCCCCCATGTCTCTGCCGCAGGGAGATACGCTGGTGCATATCTTTCCACTGGTCAAGGCGAACAAAGCGCTGGGAGTGCTGCTGGCCTGGAGCAAGGACGAAATAATTGTGGAGACATCGGAGCTGCTTCGAACCTTCGCTTTTCTGTCCGCGATCGTTCTGGAAAACCTGGAACTGTACTCTTCGTTGCAGGTTCAACACAGAGCGGTGGAAGAAACGAAGAATTACATGCAGAGAATTCTCGATTCGTTTCCGCAGCTCATAGCTGTGTTCGATGAAGATGCGAGGATCGTGTTCGCAAACAGTGGCTATCTCAAATTCTCATTCAGTGAGGAATTCACTTCAAAGATAGTCCAGCTGGTTCAGAAAACGTTCCTGACCAATTTTCGTCAAACGCTCGAGCTAGAAGAAAGCTCAAACTTTTACTCGATCGTTGCTGAACCCATAGAGCACGAAGGTCGACCTCAGGTGCTGCTGGTCGTTACGGATGTGACGAACACGAAAGAGGTGGAAAGGCTCAAAGCTATAGACCAGCTGAAAACAGAATTCGTAGCGAACATCTCCCACGAATTGAAAACACCCCTCGCGGCAATCAAGGCTTACGCAGAGACGATCCTCACCAGCATGGAAATGCTAGATCAGCAGACCCTGAACGAGTTCGTTCAGATCATATACAGAGAGAGTCAGCACCTGGAATCGATACTCGAAGAATTGCTCGACTTCTCGAAGCTGGAGCAGAAGACGCTCGTGCTCAAGAAAACCACGTTCGATTTGACTGGATTGGTGCGAGAGACGATGAAATCGCTCGAGGAACTCGCAAGATCAAAACAGGTCAGGCTGGAACTTCTGACGAGAGAACCGGTCCTGATCAGGGCGGACCAAAAGCGGCTGAGACAGGTCGTAATGAACCTTCTGAGTAACGGTGTGAAGTATTCCAAGGAGAACGAGAGTGACAAATACGTCAGGGTGAAGATAGAAAGGAAGGACGATAAAGTTTTGCTCGAGGTTTCGGACAACGGCATAGGGATACCGAAAGAGTACCATCAAAAGGTGTTCGAAAGATTCTTCAGGCTGGGAACCGTCATGGACTACAGGGTTGAAGGAACCGGCCTAGGACTGACGATAGCCAAACAGATCGTGGAACTTCACGGAGGACGCATATGGCTGGAGAGTGAGCCAGGTATTGGAACCACGGTGTATGTCGAACTACCCGCGGGGGTTGAACGATGA